The Halobaculum magnesiiphilum genome contains the following window.
CCCGACGCTTGCTTGCGATTAGGTCGTGTGTACCCCTCCCGTGTGTGGTGGTTACACGGGTCGTCTCCGACCGCGCCGGACCCCCGTTCCGGGCGTTTGATCCTCGACGACCGGTTCGAAACGATCGTTAGACCCAGACCGAATGGCGGTTGCAGACGGAGCGAGCTACTCCAGTCGGGCCACGTCGGCCAGCACCGCGCTGGCGGTCTCCTCGCCGCCGGCGCCGCGGCCGGAGATGGCGAGTCCGCCCGCGTACTCGTGGTCGATCTCGACGATGTTGCGCGTGCCCGTCACCGACAGCGTCCCGTTCTCCGGGACCAGCCGCGGGCCGACGCTGACGCCGTCGCGGGTCGCCTCGCCGACGAGCCGGACGGTCCGCCCGTCCTCGGCCGCCAGCTCCAGCGCGCTGCCCGGGATGTCGCGGATCCCCTCCACGTCGGCGTCCGCGAGCGTGACCGCGGCCTCGCGAAGCTCGTCGAGGGTGTCGCAGTCGGCCTCGCGCAACACGTTCGCCAGGATGACGCACTTCAGCGCCGCGTCGGTTCCCTCCACGTCGAACGAGGGGTCCGCCTCCGCGACGCCCAGGTCCTGGGCCTCCGCGAGCACGTGGTCGTAGTCGAGGCCCTCGGCGGCCATCCGCGAGAGGACGAAGTTCGCCGTCCCGTTGAGCACGCCGCGAACCGCCGAGACGTGCTTCGCCCCGAGGTCGTCGACCGTCGCGCACACCGGGATGGCGCCGCCGACGGTCGCCTCGAAGTACACCTCGCCCGCGGAGTCGGCCTCCAGCGCGCGCACCTCGGCGTAGCGCTCGGCGACCGGCCCCTTGTTCGCGAGCACGACGTGCTTGTCGCGCTCCAGCGCGGTGCGCACGTGCGAGAAGCCGGGCTCGGCGTCGCCCAGCGTCGTCGGGGTCGCCTCCACGAGCACGTCGTACTCGGCCGCGAGCGCGTCGCCCGGCGAGGCGCCGCCGAGGGCCTCCCCGGCGTCCTTGCGCGCGAGCGCGGTCTCCACGTCGACGCCGTCGGGGTCGACGACCGCCGACGACGAGTCCGCCAGCGCGGTCACCTCGTTGTCGTACTGGGGGGCCAACTCCGCGACCGCCCGGCCGACCGCGCCGGCGCCGAGAACACAGAGCCTCATCGGCGGCCCTCCAGCGGGGCGATCACGTCGATGTCCTTCTCGGCGGCGACCTCCCGGACCGTCTCGATCACGCTGGCGGTCTCGCCGGCGTGTGCCCGCAGGCGAAGCCGGGCGCTGGAGTGCGCCGACGACCCGGCGCCCGCCGGCGCCGACAGGTCGATGTCGGCCACGGACGCCCCCGAGCAGTCCTGGATCCGCTTGAGCGTGTCCGACA
Protein-coding sequences here:
- a CDS encoding homoserine dehydrogenase; translated protein: MRLCVLGAGAVGRAVAELAPQYDNEVTALADSSSAVVDPDGVDVETALARKDAGEALGGASPGDALAAEYDVLVEATPTTLGDAEPGFSHVRTALERDKHVVLANKGPVAERYAEVRALEADSAGEVYFEATVGGAIPVCATVDDLGAKHVSAVRGVLNGTANFVLSRMAAEGLDYDHVLAEAQDLGVAEADPSFDVEGTDAALKCVILANVLREADCDTLDELREAAVTLADADVEGIRDIPGSALELAAEDGRTVRLVGEATRDGVSVGPRLVPENGTLSVTGTRNIVEIDHEYAGGLAISGRGAGGEETASAVLADVARLE